TGCCAACCACGCCTGCTCCGAGGCCGAGAGCCAGGTGCGCCCACCCAGCGCTCCTCCTTCCGAATCTGGCCCTGGAATGGGAGAAGCGAAAAGAGGAGCCCTGGAATTTTGAGCTGGCATGGATATCTAAATACCCTTCCACgcttttacagaagaggaagttGAAATCAGAGATGGAAtgacttttccaaggtcacagagttgTATCTGTCATTTACAAATCTCTTCTTCTGAGTGTTTGTCAGTGGGCCAGTGTTTCCTCTGTTCTGCCAGGGAATTAGGATTCAGAAAAGAGGACTCTAAAAATACTAATCGGTATATCCAAATGAGCTGATCCGCATTACTGGCTAGTGGCCCTGGCCTCTACAAGGAAACGTGGGAGGatgcttcttttttttcaccCTCTAGGTATTTTGTATTTCTGGCCCTTGCTCTGAAAATTAGCCTagatattttgcaaaatttaaTTCAGCACTCCATGTTAGAACTGGACTGAATCATAAATTTcttcagtcttgtttttctttttctttttctttaaaaatcaggatGGAGAGGTTAAAATAACTTGCCCACCGTTATGGCTAGTTAGGCACAGAGACAGAATGAAAACTCAAGTCTATGATTGCCACCTAGGCTGTTTTCTTGAATAGAAGTCTGATTTTAGATGAAGGCTGTTCAGAACTTGACCTTCATAAAACCCTCTCTGAATAGCATTCTTGGGAGTGGCTTGTGTACTGAAGTGTATTGGTCCACAGATTCTATTTCCCTTGTCAGAGTTGGGGTAAGCAGTAAGTGTAGCCATGCAGAAAATTCCTGCTGAGATGAGACAGATATCTGAAATGTTTTTGACTGTTTGATTTGTACTTTCGGTAGAGGAgctaattaatattaataacatcTAGGTCATTTTTAGATTTTAGTCTTGCATGACTGACTAAATTGACTcagttatatttgtttttatcctTATATATTTGTCACCAGTAAAAATTCCGAAGTTTAGCTTTCTGACCTTGTCTCATTTTGACTAATTGCCTTGAAGTTATTTCTGTAGGTCAATAAAAACTCCCCTCTTGTACCTCAAAACCCTCTGTTTCCCCCTTGTTAATCTTTGAGTTGGATTTCAGAACTGAATAGAACtaggattttatttttacctttccaAGATGCCTGGACTCTTTGTTTAGTTCTATATTTAGGTTCACCTCAAGTTTCGATTTCAACTGGTAAACTTATGACCCAGATCTAAACGTCAGCTGAGTTTAGTGTCAGCTTAAAACCACTATAACCTGCCATGTGTCACGTGACCTCTGTCAGGAACCAGAAGTGGTGGTGTTCTGGGGACACATTATCTAATGCATGTATTATATTACCCATGTATTATTGTCCAGGGTCAGTCATTGCTGGAGGtttattattgacacttaacTCCTAACAACACACAGTGTGTTGACAGTCTCCCAACTCAGCTTACAGCTTTCCCCACTTGACAGCATGGTATCTCTAAGGAACATGGAGGCAGAAATATAGCCAGCCTTAAAGAGAATACTTGTGGCTATGTAGATTAGAAGTTATTTCAGTGAAGGCACTGTTTATGTACTCTTCTGTACTAGAAGTGAAGACACATACACAAAACGACCCAACACTGTTTCCTTAGGGTGCATcctttgtttttctggttttggttctTCTCATCGTAGGATGGCGTTAGCTCTGTGTCTGCAGGTGCTATGCAGCCTGTGTGGGTGGCTCTCATTGTACCTTTCTTTGTGCTGCCTGAATAAGCACCGAAGTTATGAGTGGAGCTGCCGGCTGGTTACGTTCACACATGGAGTCCTCTCTATTGGCCTCTCAGCTTACATTGGCTTCATTGATGGCCCGTGGCCTTTTACCCACCCAGGTAGGTGGGGGCAATTAGGGGATTTTTCCTTAGGGATTTATGTTTTGAGGATAGTCCTAGAAggatgagacttttttttttaaaatagaatttggaTAATCTTGAAGaatatttgtattatatattaGGAGTCTTCATTCTTTAACTCTGATATTGTATATGTCACCTATTTTTCATAACTCTACttgtaaaacaaaatttaaattgcTTGTTATAATTTAATCAATCTCAAATGCacaaaaaataaacatctctctgccccctccccctccccgacACAAAACCATATTGTAGATACCTCTTGGTAACTTGCAAATTCACTTAATTGTATACTCAAAGGACACATCTTTCCATGTCTGTGTATATCCTTTTTAACTGTTACATAATATTGTGTTATATgcatttattatcatttatttaacTAATGCCTCATCATTTTGGGAAGCTATATTGATTTTTAAGCTGTTAGATATACAAGTGTTAGTTCCTTAGTATACAAAAATTGTATCCTCTGGAATGTGACTTTTTTTTATAAatccttagatttttttttttttttttaatttcttagattCATGTACAGAGCTTCCAAGTTTTCCCCAAAACTACAAACTGAGATGAAAGTAACTTTTAAGCCTTGTGTTTtatatgaatgttcttaatggatTTGAACATGTCAGGTCTTTGCAGCCCATGTTTTTAGGCACAGAGCATACTAACTCCTGGGTTCTTACCAGAGTCCACCTTTGGGGTAGGTTAGGACCACCAGGGTCCAGTAACCTAATCAATTAAGCTAAAGAAATTCATTGGACATTCAGGACAGAATGACGAAGAGTCTGGAAAGAGACGTTtagttgcttaaaaaaaaaaagcttagaattttaattgaaagaacaaaataacttgattttattttgttccatagAGAGGACACTAAGGTAATTCCTGTGCTTAAATCACTCACTAAGGTCTAATTTATGAGAACAGCATTTCCTGGGGGCCGaaacatttaatatattaaaaacaaggtTTATATTGTAGTCTTTGTCATTAAAAAAGCATGTACCTGCCATTGCTTTTGTCTTCTGTGATTGAAAAGGTTTGCGAGACAACAACACAGGATCCCTTTGCAAGGTAGCACAATTCCCAGTTTCTCAATTTGCTTCTGTCCTGGTTTGTTTCAGGCTCACCCAATACGCCTCTCCAAGTACACGTTCTTTGTCTCACCTTGGGCTACTTCATCTTCGACTTGGGCTGGTGCGTCTACTTCCAGTCTGAGGGCGCCCTGATGCTGGCTCACCACACACTGAGTATCTTGGGCATCACTGTGGCCCTGGTGCTTGGAGAGTCGGGCACAGAGGTCAACGCAGTCCTCTTTGGAAGCGAGATTACTAACCCCTTGTTACAGATGCGCTGGTTTCTCCGTGAAACAGGGCACTACCACAGTTTCACTGGAGACGTGGTAGACTTCCTCTTTGTGGCTCTGTTCACTGGAGTGCGAATTGGTGTAGGAGCTCGCCTCCTTTTCTGTGAGATGGTTTCATCCAAGCCCAAGTGGTTTGTGAAGGCTGGGGGAATAG
This genomic stretch from Choloepus didactylus isolate mChoDid1 chromosome 6, mChoDid1.pri, whole genome shotgun sequence harbors:
- the TLCD5 gene encoding TLC domain-containing protein 5 isoform X1, encoding MTFPRMALALCLQVLCSLCGWLSLYLSLCCLNKHRSYEWSCRLVTFTHGVLSIGLSAYIGFIDGPWPFTHPGSPNTPLQVHVLCLTLGYFIFDLGWCVYFQSEGALMLAHHTLSILGITVALVLGESGTEVNAVLFGSEITNPLLQMRWFLRETGHYHSFTGDVVDFLFVALFTGVRIGVGARLLFCEMVSSKPKWFVKAGGIAMYAVSWCFMFSIWRFAWRKSIKKYHSWRSRRGEERQLKHNGHLKTH
- the TLCD5 gene encoding TLC domain-containing protein 5 isoform X3 codes for the protein MALALCLQVLCSLCGWLSLYLSLCCLNKHRSYEWSCRLVTFTHGVLSIGLSAYIGFIDGPWPFTHPGSPNTPLQVHVLCLTLGYFIFDLGWCVYFQSEGALMLAHHTLSILGITVALVLGESGTEVNAVLFGSEITNPLLQMRWFLRETGHYHSFTGDVVDFLFVALFTGVRIGVGARLLFCEMVSSKPKWFVKAGGIAMYAVSWCFMFSIWRFAWRKSIKKYHSWRSRRGEERQLKHNGHLKTH
- the TLCD5 gene encoding TLC domain-containing protein 5 isoform X2; this translates as MLAHHTLSILGITVALVLGESGTEVNAVLFGSEITNPLLQMRWFLRETGHYHSFTGDVVDFLFVALFTGVRIGVGARLLFCEMVSSKPKWFVKAGGIAMYAVSWCFMFSIWRFAWRKSIKKYHSWRSRRGEERQLKHNGHLKTH